A region of Heteronotia binoei isolate CCM8104 ecotype False Entrance Well chromosome 2, APGP_CSIRO_Hbin_v1, whole genome shotgun sequence DNA encodes the following proteins:
- the PSMA7 gene encoding proteasome subunit alpha type-7: MSYDRAITVFSPDGHLFQVEYAQEAVKKGSTAVGVRGKNIVVLGVEKKSVAKLQDERTVRKICALDDNVCMAFAGLTADARIVINRARVECQSHRLTVEDPVTVEYITRYIASLKQRYTQSNGRRPFGISALIVGFDFDGTPRLYQTDPSGTYHAWKANAIGRGAKSVREFLEKNYTDEAIETDDLTIKLVIKALLEVVQSGGKNIELAVMRRNQPLKILSPEEIERYVAEIEKEKEENEKKKQKKTS, from the exons ATGAGCTACGACCGGGCTATTACCGTTTTCTCCCCTGACGGGCATCTCTTCCAAGTCGAGTACGCCCAGGAGGCCGTGAAGAAAGGCTCTACCGCG GTTGGCGTACGTGGGAAAAACATTGTGGTCCTTGGTGTGGAGAAGAAATCTGTGGCGAAGCTTCAGGATGAAAGGACCGTCCGAAAAATCTGTGCCCTGGATGACAACGTCTGCATGGCTTTTGCAG GGCTTACAGCGGATGCCAGGATAGTTATAAATAGAGCTCGGGTGGAGTGTCAAAGCCATAGACTTACAGTGGAGGATCCTGTCACTGTGGAATATATTACACGTTACATTGCCAGCCTGAAGCAG CGGTATACCCAGAGCAATGGCCGCAGACCTTTTGGTATTTCTGCCCTGATTGTGGGATTTGACTTCGATGGAACTCCAAGGTTGTATCAGACTGATCCCTCTGGTACCTACCATGCTTGGAAG GCTAACGCCATTGGCAGAGGAGCAAAGTCAGTGCGTGAATTTTTGGAAAAAAACTACACCGATGAAGCAATTGAAACAGATGATCTGACCATTAAGCTTGTTATCAAAGCCCTTCTTGAA GTTGTACAGTCTGGTGGGAAAAATATTGAGCTAGCTGTTATGAGAAGAAACCAGCCTCTCAAG ATCTTGAGCCCTGAAGAAATTGAAAGATATGTTGCGGAaattgaaaaggaaaaggaagaaaatgagaagaaaaaacagaagaaaacatcgtga